DNA sequence from the Canis aureus isolate CA01 chromosome 12, VMU_Caureus_v.1.0, whole genome shotgun sequence genome:
TAACATAAACTCATTGAGTCCTTATAACTTTATAAGGTAAGTACTTAGTAGccccatattacagatgagggACCTAACTCACAGAAACATTAAGtaacttcccaaggtcacatagttcTTACATGATAGAGTGAGAGCCTATGGTCTTAACCACTTTGGTACTGCCATGAAGTTAAATGGCTCGGTAGCCATTAAAAGGGAACACCTATATTAGATCTTCCAAGCTGCTTAACAAGATAGCTTCCTCAACAGTTCAATTCAGCTAGATTATGGATAGAGTGGTAAAGGATCCTCACATTTTCAAGGTTTAAATGGGAAAAACTAGTCTTCTGAAAGGCTACATATAACATAATTGACACTGTGAAggatagaaaatgaatataaggCAAAATTAGTACATCATGATGTGAACAGTTGAGAATCACTAGGTTAAACTTCTACTTTATGCAGATTGAATTAGTGTAGCATGCAAGTCTTAGAGGAAAAATCtcctgggaaaaaaaaactgtccacATTCAGAGTTCCCAGAGGCTTCTCTAGAAGCTGACAATACTGATTTTCAGTAAATCATCTCTTATGTGAGGTGATGCCTACCTATCTTTTTTACCCAATTGTGAAGATAAAAATTAAGGGGGAAAGGCAATTATGGAATAGGAGAAACTAAAAGGACTAGGCAAATAATAGTCATCATTTATATGACAGAATttataaaaaacttataaaacattttcataccTAATTGTAATAGCTAACATTTGAGTACTTATCATCCAGATACTGGACAAGACACTTTACACACAGTATCTCAATATTCAAAACAACCCTGTAAGAAGAGTGGCCTTACGATTTAATGCCCAGATACTTTTGAGATTAAAGGGGGAAACTTGTTGGGCCAATAGCCATAAATAAAAACTATCTTTTGAAAACCAGAATGTTATGACACCCTTCCTAGAAGATAAATATCattattgttattcccattttacagatgagaagactgaggctaaAGGAGATTGAGTACTTTGCCAAAATTACACAGCCATTAAGGGTTAGAGCCAGGACTTGAACAAAGCTTTTCTGGCATACTCTTACCGCAGTATTACTACTTAAAGGAACACATAATGTTTTTCATCTTCTGTTCCTATCTGGCAGTTTAACATATTGAACCAAGATTTGAAAGGATTCCTTGGGGCCATGCTCTTAAGTTTATTGAGAAACTGTAAAGCATAATTGTTAAAAAATACCTAGGTCCAAATCCTAACTCCTTCATTTTCTAGTTaaatgactttgggcaagttatttaactttatctgtaaaatggaaataagaggtggtatctcatagaGCTGTTCAAAGGGATTGAGTTAGTGCATATTGAAATACATTTAGAAATGTCTACACACTGGACTGTATGATCCTCTGGAGGTGCATAAATATCTCCATTGGGTAAACATTTTAGTAGAATCAATTTCCAGATTTTCAACTTCCAATGCTTAAAATTGATTTGTTGTAGAATGTGCCTCACATACAGTTAATCCTTTCCCACATCCCTTGGCAATGTCATCCTTCTACCATTTCTATTAGTGCTCCTCAGCGGCAGGTGTCCTCTCCTCTCATCTTTGCATGCCCTTAGAGTCTGGTACAGTGCCTAGTATACATCCAGAAAACCTGTCTTGATTTAAATTCTAGTCATATCCtttgtgcattttctctctcctctggctTCATATGTCCAAAATAAAGTGACCCAATTCAGTTTGAATCAATTGTTCTTTCTTGTacattcttggattttttttttttaatcattttgatcCATCAATTCTGAGGTGAGTTATCAGAAATGAGGAGCTGGAGACTGAAGTTCTAGCTCCAGCCCTGCCTATGCCTGACCTTTCCTTCTTAAATGGAGGGGCTCAATTCCAACCCAAGGAGCactcagctggctcagtcagtagagcatgcaactcttgatcttgatttgtaggtttgagccccatgttgagtatagagattacttaaaagtaaaatcttaaaaaaaaataataatgatgataataaaataaaattccagccTTAATGGTCTGTATTTGCATATTGATTGCAGGCTATTTTGTTAGCCAGATGACTTTTGTAAGCATAGTGTTTCTTGTAAGCATTTAGTACTTAAAACTGAAGGACAGGACCGTTTCTACCACTTAAATAAATTAGCAAGGTCAGGCTGAtctcaaaggaataaaaactgaacaaaagagaaaaatacctgCAAGTCTTATATATGATAAGAACCTATACTacccaggatatataaagaacccttGTAGCtcaacaattaaaagacaaataacccaactttaaaatagacaaagaaaaatagtaatataataataataataataataatttaaaaatggacaaaagatctgaataaacatttctccaaagatatacaggTGGCCAATAAgggcatgaaaagatgctccatatcattacccatcaaggaaatgcaaataaaaaccacaatgaaataccacttcatacccactaggatggttATAATcaaaaaaagacagataacaaGGATtggggaagatgtggagaaattagagtCTTatacaatgttggtgggaatgtaaaatgctacagccactttggaaaacagtctagcAGTTCCTCGAAGTTAagcagaattaccatatgatccagcaattccactcctaggtatatatccaagagaactgaaaaaaatctgcTCCCATAAAAGCTTataacaaatgttcatagcaacataattcataatagccaaaaagtggaaacaattcaaatgcccATCAGTCAATGTGTAGATAaccaaaatatggtatatccatgaaatggaatatttattcagccataaaaagtaatgaaatgcaTGTATGCAGACAAGGAGTTTACAAGAATTTGTACTTGTCACTCAAATTTGctttgaacctaaaactgctctaaaaaaataaagtttattattgAAAAATTGTGGTGAAGATTGACACATGCTGCAATATGAATGAGCCTCAAGAACATTCTGctacatgaaagaagccagacacaaaaggcccatattatatgattccattcatatgaaatgtctagaacagCCAAATctgtagaggcagaaagtagattagtggttgccactGTTTGTGGGGAGAAGGAAATGAGTGGCTTCTATCAGGTATGGgatttctttctggggtgatgaaaatattctgaatctAGAGagtggtgatggttatacaaccttgtgaatatactaaaactcaCTGACTTAGACATTTTAATGATGAATTCTATGGgatgcaaattatatctcaatttaaataaaaagaacaactaATGAATAGCACATGTTTGGAAACTTTGATACCATCATCCCTGCCTCTTCACTAAGCAATAATGGAATGATCAGAGGTGGATGTAAACGTTAGGACTCAAGGAGTAACCCAGCTTTAACCATGGTAACCATGTAACCATCCATCTCCTTGCCTCCCACTTCCAACcctgccccatcccacccccagcaACACTGCTGTACATTTACCATTCTAGAGCGAACATCTCTGCCCTTAATGTCAAATAGTTCTGATTATAGACTTTCTTTATATGTTCACAAAGTTTACATAGTAATTCTCAAGAATATTACCAAATCAAAAGTAAAGAGTGGTAACTCTAGCACTCCCATATCTTCCCCTGGACATATATAATCTATAAATCTCTGCCAAATTCTCCTTTCTAAATACTTGCTctcagggacacctaggtggctcagtggttgagcatctgcctttggctcaggtcatgatcccagggtcctgggattgagtcccacatcaggctccccaaagggagtctactccctctgcctgtatctctgcctctctctgtgtgtctctcatgaataaataaataaaatcttttaaaaataataataaatagggatccctgggtggctcagtggtttagcatctgctttcatcccagggcatgatcctggggacccgggatcgagtcccacgtccctgcatggagcctgcttctccctctgcctgtgtctctgcctctctgtttctctctgtgtctctcatgaataaataaataaataaatctttaaaaaataataaaaataataataataataaataagtaaatacttgTTCTCAGTGCAAATGCTCCAGAATCCACAGTGGCTTGCTCTAATTATTTCCCATATCAATTATAAATTCCTATCCCTAGTTTTCTAAGTTCTCTATGACCTAGTCCTACCTTTCTTATCCAAGATAAAATCacataactaaaatatttacttgataATAATGTAGAATCTAACCTTAAAACCGTGTCCCGgctttaaaaatatgactaaCTTTCTACTAAGATGTTAGATTTTATTGAAAACTGTTCTAAAGTATCTTAGGCCTCCCAGCATCTACCACCTATCCTTGCACTGATCTCCAGAGACAAGACAAAGGTTCTTGTGTGACAATGACCTTTACAAAAACAgtgttgtttaaaaaagaaaagaagaagaaaaaattagtggAGCAATACACAGTACTACTAGGAGGCACTTGGGAGATACCTCAACAGAAGTTTATTATGTATCTATCTTCCCAGAGTCCCTCCCTAGAAGGACACTTGATCTGGAACATAATGGAGCATTCAGCAAGTACTTGTTCAACTgaggcaaatttattttttaaatagcaatttttGGATGTTcactgtatctctgcttaatTCTATCAAGCTTAAATATTCTGGTATATTCTGATTACAGTTCAAGTTTTCAAGATCAtctaggggcatctgagtggctcagtcatttgagcatctgacttttagtttcagctcaggtcatgatctcatggtcaggagatcaagccttGGTCTGGCTCTacactctgcactcagtggggagtctgcttgaaattctctccctctgcccctccccccacccactcatgctcactctctaaattaaataaataaattttaagtcatcaatgagcatttattttctcagattcagctttttaaattctaaataaaataattttttttattttttagtaattttttattttaaaaatagtgagcTATTGTgatgaatttacttttttatgtttctctttgtctttttagaATATAATACCCAAAAAGGATGTTACCAATCATGTTGCTTTGCCTATCAAAGCTACAAGACCCATCAGCATTAAGCTCCAGCCCAGACCTGGCAATCTTATGGGATCCCAGAAGTCAAAGTTGGAGCCACCAAAACTTCTGGGTAGAAGGCTGACTTCAGGATGTGTTTCTTCTAACTCGAACTGTAAGCCTTCCAGCAAAGGCCAACAGCATAAAGCTGTATCATCCACTACTGAAGAATTATCTAGAAAAACCATGGGATCACTTAATATGCAAGAATTGAAAACTGCAAAGCAGCAAGTAGCAGATCAAGGAAATACTAAATATGCAGACTCTGTGAACAGTAACCATATTGAAAATGAACCCTTGGATAGCTTTCTAAAAGAGATGAACAAAGAGAACTTGCCCCAAACTTTACCAGACTCTGAAACGAAGCCAAATCCTGAATTATGGGCCATAGGTAAGCCAAAGACTAACTCTTATAATCAAGTCAAGAGCAGTTTGGCTCCTAAACAAGCCTTGGGCAAAGGTTCAGGAAATAGTGCTGTTCTGAAAGACAGAGTTAATAAACAGTTTGttggaaaaacacaaattagGACACCACCAGTAAAGTCACAGCAACTCTCAAGAGGAACAAATCTTGCAAGACCAGGAGAAAAACTCCCAAAGACAGTTCCGTCTCATAATGTTCAGACCCTTGGTAGGACTCAGGCATCAAAAAAAACAGTGGTCAAGGACATAAAGGATATAAAGGTTAATAGAGATAACTCTGAAAGACCAAATGAAAGTAAGGTACAGTCACACACTGTTACTgaacagaaagtaaaacaaaccaaaccctGGACATGCCCCAGTGTGCTTCGGGGAGGCTTTAACAACAGACATCCAAACATTAAGCAAGATCAGAAATCCACTCAACCTTGTTCCAAAACTCAGACGTCATGTGCACCACAAAAATCAAAACGCACAAGCCAAAGGCCTAATTTGGCAGTTGGCAGTTTTAATTCAGTCATTCCAAGCACCCCTGTCATAACAGCAAATGGAACCAGTGGTAATAAATGCCGCAACAGCTATGAACAAAAAGCACAGACTTTGGACTCCAAGTTGAAAAAGACTCTTCCCCAGAACCACTTTCTTAATAAGACAGCTCCCAAAACTCAAGCTGGTAACAAAACTATAAATGGAGGAAGAGTCCCAAATGGGACCCAGACCAATCCAAATATTAAGAAGATCACAGCAGAGGATCGAAGGTACTTTGTCTAATTCCATAGTTTTGCAATTTAAGATTAGGCAAACTGAGAATCAGGAATACTCAATCAGGAGATAGGCTTCTGTAAATAATGGATTCTGAGTAATTTTTAGCTACAACCCTGAAAAAGAGAAGATTGGAagcaaatataacaaatattaagACTTGATAGAGCTGGGTAGTACATACATgtgttagaaattattttctgtaattttctgtatgcttgaaataatttatttttttagtatatgtgctgccgaagcgaaaaataatttatttttaaaaagaaattgaaacaatGGTTGAGTGAGGAATAGGGGTTGAAGATGTAGACTACTCATTCAAGAAACACCCTGCAGGGACTGAAGAGCAGTGCAAGAGGCCAAATGGGAGGAGCTAGAACACTGAATTTACATAGCTAGCACGTGGGGAGCTGGTAGTCGTTGTTAAGCAGACCAGTGGTTAAATTCAGAAAAGCTATCAGGGAAGAAGGAACAGGAAACTTCCATGAGTGTGAGCAGGCCGTTTTGGAACGTAAGCTAAGACAAAGAGGAGCAATGAGTTCACATCCAGAGTTCAAATGGTAgaaatcaggatctcagggtactgggagtTAACATTAACACCCATGTAGCTGGAAACCAAGCCAAGGGATTTCACACTGTCTGCCTGCACAGGACCTGATATAGTCTCATAATGCAGTGAACCTCCCAGAAGAAGCACTTGTGTACACTTGGTTGGAGTAGAAAATAAGGAGATTCCCAACAAAGGTGAAATGAACATGGAAAATGAGATGGTAGCCAAAAGGTATATAGCAGGATGAAGTGAGGGCAGGATTTATTCCCTGAATACAGCCCTGCACACCACCAACAAGCTCTCTGCCCTcctgaagagacagaaaataaacagtttAATTTAGGGTGAAGTGATTGAGAGAATGAGGCTGAGTTGACTTCTTGAGATAGATGGGTCAGGGAAATACTTTCAACAGTGACATCTGGTCTAGGAAAAGATAGTGACAAAAAAAAGGATGAGCCTTCTGAGCAAAGAGAAAACTGAGTACAAGACCTCAAGCTGGTGAATGAGGAAGTCAGGGTGTCTCCCCTGGAGCTCATAGTCTAGACCAGATAAGGGATGATGGGTCTTTAAGACAGTGTGTGGAGTGCTGACCATGTTTGATTACATAAGAGGAATCTGTGAAGAGGGATAGATCACTCACTCATTGCTCAAATGTCCCTTCAGCACCTATAATGTACTGGACACTGAGAGATACAGGGGTGAGCACAGTCTGCCTTAGTGGAGTTTTTTCTGGTGTCTATATGGAAAGTACTAGAATAATAAAATCATAGCATTGAGGTTCTGGGAATAAGTTGGCTTTAGAAAAAGGtaaatttcttcttcatttatcgTTGGAAGGAAGGCTAAGATAGGAAGAATGCCAGGACCCTAGAGGAAACATATGCCAGAATCTCAGCATCTGTCATTATAAGCAGGTGGTCAGCATGAAGGTGAAGGGAGCAGGGCAGTTGGGCCTGAAATAAGTGCTATGGATTGTGCTCTGGAGTCAAGGAGAGAAGCTAAGAGGTTTTAATTCATTACtgatattctggaaaaaagcaaaaccataaGGTCAGAATAGATTGGTGATCACCAGGagctgggaagagaaacagaagtgACTACCAAGAAGCATGAGGGAATTTTTGAAGGTATATATTGAATGTAGTTATAGTTAGATAGCtttgtgcatttgtcaaaactcgcAGAACTATATACttgaaaaaaagtgaattttgctGTAGATTACTGAACACTTGTGTGTTCTAGGCACTGAGCTAGGCACTGGTATATCCATGGTGTTTGCCTTCACAGAATTTGCATTCTAGTGGAGAAGACAAAAAATGAACacattgatgaaataaaataattaccgATAATTACCTCTTAAAGAGGTGTCATTTGGGCAGAAGACTGGATGAAGACGATAATTCAAGACCCTGAGACAGGAATGAGCATGGCTCAAGTAACTGAAGGGATACCAGAgctcctggaggggagggagagggaaagtggTATGACATGAGgttggagaggcaggcaggacaCAAATTATACTGCCTTTCCGCCAtggaaaatatgtttaattttattccaAGAGCCATGGGAAGTTTCTGGTAGTGGCACAGTCCACTTTACACTTTAAAAACCACTCTGGCTACTGTGCACATGATGAATTTGATAAGGATGAAAGTGGAAGCAAGGACATGGTTTAGGAAAGAGGCTGCTATGGCATTTCAGGCAGAAGGTGATAGTGATAAGGACTAGGAGGGTGGTAGGAGGGATAGAAGCCTACTGCCTCTACAGTGGTTTGTCAGaggtggggaaaagaaagaactaCATAAAGACAACTCCTAGCTTTAGATCCTAGCAACTGGGTAGATTGGGGTACTATTCACCAATGTAGGAAAGGCTGTTTGGGAACAGGTTTAGAGATGAAAATCAAGACCTTTGTTTTAGACAGTATTAAATTTGAAATGCCTGCCAGCATCAAATAAAAAAACCAAcaagggggtgcctgagtggctcagtcagttgaatgtgccaggttcctgggattgagctccatgttgggggaggggggattccctgctcagcagggagcctgcttttccctctccctctgtctgctgctccccctgcttgtccttgctctatttctctaaaataaataaataaaatctttttttttctctcaaggattttatttatttattcatgagagacacagaaagagggatccctgggtggcacagcggtttggcgcctgcctttggcccagggcgcgatcctggacacctgggatcgaatcccacgtcgggctcccggtgcatggagcctgcttctccctccgcctgtgtctctgcctctctctctctctctctgtgtgtgactatcataaataaataaaaatttaaaaaaaaaaaaaaaaaaagagagacacagaaagagaggcagagacacaggcagagggagaagcaggctccatgcagggagcccgatgcgggactcaatcccaggactccagaatcatgccctgggcagaaggcaggtgctaaaccgctgagccatccagggatggccccaataaaatatttttttagaaaatttttaataaaaataacaattaggAGTGGGTTTTACAAAGTTTGAGGCTCCAGGGAAAAATCTGGCTTGAAATATATATCTGTGAGTTATAAACATGTAGTAATTTAAAGAAGCTAAAGACCATACATTCACATGCTTGAatccatggggcttgatccctccTCCAACAGTAGTCTGTTGACTGCTTAGAAGCAGGAGTGGAAGATGTGAACAGTGGAGGAGAATGAGGATTAGAACTTGGCCACCATCAGAGACTAGCTCCTTAACACTCTTGAAATTACTGATCTTgtttaggaaggaagaaaaaataaataaataaataaaaaataaaaaataaaaaaaataaaaaaaaaagaaggaagggggtCATATGTGGTCAGGAGAGGGCTAAGGAACTGGGCAAAGTGGATCATTCTGCCCAAGACCCTAATAAGGGCAGAATGCAGGTTTGGTGGGTCTGTTTGAATGGCAGAGAGTTTATGGTAAGAGAAATGGAGTACTGAGTTTGAGATCTCAGAGGTGGAAGGATCTCCTAGGAAAGCAAATACTAGAGGTAATATACAggtgaaatgaaaatttttagaaaaaaataatgaagaataatTGTGAAGTCAAGGAATTTGAAGATTAAGATACTAGCCACTGTATCACAGGGATTACTGTAATCCTAGTAATCCCTCTGCAGTCTGCCTTCTGAAGGGTAGGGGCAACCAGTGCTGCCATTACCCAtttgtaaattgtttttattccattttcctaATTTTGTGTATCGGTGTAGGTATTTAGCGGTACTCAATCCATGCATATCTATACTTCGGAACTGTGACTATATACAAAAAGAAACCTAAAGCattttcccaccccaccccctttaaTTTTATAACAGGAAACAACTGGAAGAATGGCAGAAGTCTAAGGGGAAAATCTATAAACGGCCTCCTATGgaacttaaaacaaaaagaaaagtaatagaggaaatgaatatttcattCTGGAAGAgtatggaaaaagaagatgaagaaaagaaagcacaacTTGAACTGTCCAATAAAATTAACAGCACCCTAACACAATGTCTGCAGCTCATTGAGGAGGTGAGAAGGATAAGCTCCCAAAGCCTTGGCCTAGAGTCTTAGAGTTTTTAAACAGTTTTCTTAAATAtagtttaagagaaaaaaaacctggTCTAAGCAGAAATTCAGCtgctttttttaattatagaagaAGAGTAGCAATAATAATGATGACATGCACTTAAATAGTGGCTCTTGAATGCCAGGCCCTATTCTAACACTTTATATGATCTCATACAATTatcataaaagaagagaaaggaagtatATAGTTTtgtgaattgcaaatattttatttcagatttttatgtatattctttAGTTGTCTTTTCCTGTGTTTCCCTAAAATTAGTATTGTGCTGTCTTTGTCAAATAAGTTGGgcattttcctttcctcctaTACTCTGAAAATAGTTTATACAacatgagaattatttttttctttgaaagtttaGTAAGAACTTGCCCATAAAGTTATCTAGACTATGGGGGATAGTTTTAGGtatatcttttcaatttttttctatgatcATTAGTTTATTGGGATTTTATATTTCTCCAGGTAATGTTAGTAATTTTGtgccttttatttaaagatttctctattaatctttttaaaaggccaTCTTtggggttttattgattttttttctcttgcatccATGTCTGcatctatttttatgtttgttttttattagcCTTTTTAGTTGAAAGCTTAAATCATTTATATcagtcttattttcttaaaaatataattaatgctataaatttGCCTCTGAATTTAGCTTTGGTCATACCCTTTACATTTGACTAAGTAATGTTCTGTGTTAGAGTCAAGTCAGAAAAGCAGAAATTGCACCAGGTATCTTCATAAAAAGAATGTAATGTAAAGGTTGTTTTCACAGTGTCTTTTGTAAGTTCCCTAGAAGCAAACCCTAAGAGGAGAATTTGTGTGAAAGTAATTTATTAGGAAGAGGATCCCAAGGAAAACTAAGAGGGGAGTGGGGATGTGAAgccaggaagggaaaggaggacaAGTAGGATGTAGTATCAAACAAAATCCATGGAATATAACTGTGAGCACAATCCCACAGGGGAGCTCTGGAGACTGGATCAGACCTCTCAGAGTCATCCTGATTAGGGGCAAGGAGCAATAGTATTAATACTTCCCTAGTCATTGATTAACAGCCACACTGGAGAGACAATTTCCCAGGCACCCTGACTCCCCGGTACATACTAAGAGGAGCAGATGCTGGCTGTGGGATATGAAAGCACTTTGTGAGCCTGTGTGCACAAAAAATGGTAAAGGGACCATCAGAGGAGATGTGGGTACTACACACAGGGCTGGCAGCAAAAGGGAACCTGACATAACAGTGGCAGTAACTTTGGGAAGCAGCTATCACCCACTGGGTCTGGGAGAGTGGGGACAAAGAAAGGTTGAGGGTATCGGAACCAAGAAGCTGAGACTGACAAACTCCAGCTCTAACGAACTA
Encoded proteins:
- the CKAP2L gene encoding cytoskeleton-associated protein 2-like isoform X1, whose amino-acid sequence is MVPPGPSAAAQERQRKLQEYLAAKGKLKCQTTKPYLKAKSNRLNPPPSKSNIIPKKDVTNHVALPIKATRPISIKLQPRPGNLMGSQKSKLEPPKLLGRRLTSGCVSSNSNCKPSSKGQQHKAVSSTTEELSRKTMGSLNMQELKTAKQQVADQGNTKYADSVNSNHIENEPLDSFLKEMNKENLPQTLPDSETKPNPELWAIGKPKTNSYNQVKSSLAPKQALGKGSGNSAVLKDRVNKQFVGKTQIRTPPVKSQQLSRGTNLARPGEKLPKTVPSHNVQTLGRTQASKKTVVKDIKDIKVNRDNSERPNESKVQSHTVTEQKVKQTKPWTCPSVLRGGFNNRHPNIKQDQKSTQPCSKTQTSCAPQKSKRTSQRPNLAVGSFNSVIPSTPVITANGTSGNKCRNSYEQKAQTLDSKLKKTLPQNHFLNKTAPKTQAGNKTINGGRVPNGTQTNPNIKKITAEDRRKQLEEWQKSKGKIYKRPPMELKTKRKVIEEMNISFWKSMEKEDEEKKAQLELSNKINSTLTQCLQLIEEGVPSNAILTILSSIPEIEKFSKFWILKAKLLASKGTFDVIGLYEEAIRNGATPIQELREVVLKILQDPNRTTEGVTSDSIVTDTNITSTEELANKTESEMSCLSLNEREQVTATPQITKAEQDNHPSIKLQIAPIPSPREGHRVPSRDNFCNCGREETANRPIRTGCAVRISGMPDVQDMKLITPVRRSARIERAMSRYPEMLQEHDIVVASLNELLEVEETECFIFRKNEALPVTLGFKVLES
- the CKAP2L gene encoding cytoskeleton-associated protein 2-like isoform X3, translating into MVPPGPSAAAQERQRKLQEYLAAKGKLKCQTTKPYLKAKSNRLNPPPSKSNIIPKKDVTNHVALPIKATRPISIKLQPRPGNLMGSQKSKLEPPKLLGRRLTSGCVSSNSNCKPSSKGQQHKAVSSTTEELSRKTMGSLNMQELKTAKQQVADQGNTKYADSVNSNHIENEPLDSFLKEMNKENLPQTLPDSETKPNPELWAIGKPKTNSYNQVKSSLAPKQALGKGSGNSAVLKDRVNKQFVGKTQIRTPPVKSQQLSRGTNLARPGEKLPKTVPSHNVQTLGRTQASKKTVVKDIKDIKVNRDNSERPNESKVQSHTVTEQKVKQTKPWTCPSVLRGGFNNRHPNIKQDQKSTQPCSKTQTSCAPQKSKRTSQRPNLAVGSFNSVIPSTPVITANGTSGNKCRNSYEQKAQTLDSKLKKTLPQNHFLNKTAPKTQAGNKTINGGRVPNGTQTNPNIKKITAEDRRKQLEEWQKSKGKIYKRPPMELKTKRKVIEEMNISFWKSMEKEDEEKKAQLELSNKINSTLTQCLQLIEEGVPSNAILTILSSIPEIEKFSKFWILKAKLLASKGTFDVIGLYEEAIRNGATPIQELREVVLKILQDPNRTTEGVTSDSIVTDTNITSTEELANKTESEMSCLSLNEREQVTATPQITKAEQDNHPSIKLQIAPIPRSRVPAVWEHSHIM
- the CKAP2L gene encoding cytoskeleton-associated protein 2-like isoform X4, which produces MVPPGPSAAAQERQRKLQEYLAAKGKLKCQTTKPYLKAKSNRLNPPPSKSNIIPKKDVTNHVALPIKATRPISIKLQPRPGNLMGSQKSKLEPPKLLGRRLTSGCVSSNSNCKPSSKGQQHKAVSSTTEELSRKTMGSLNMQELKTAKQQVADQGNTKYADSVNSNHIENEPLDSFLKEMNKENLPQTLPDSETKPNPELWAIGKPKTNSYNQVKSSLAPKQALGKGSGNSAVLKDRVNKQFVGKTQIRTPPVKSQQLSRGTNLARPGEKLPKTVPSHNVQTLGRTQASKKTVVKDIKDIKVNRDNSERPNESKVQSHTVTEQKVKQTKPWTCPSVLRGGFNNRHPNIKQDQKSTQPCSKTQTSCAPQKSKRTSQRPNLAVGSFNSVIPSTPVITANGTSGNKCRNSYEQKAQTLDSKLKKTLPQNHFLNKTAPKTQAGNKTINGGRVPNGTQTNPNIKKITAEDRRKQLEEWQKSKGKIYKRPPMELKTKRKVIEEMNISFWKSMEKEDEEKKAQLELSNKINSTLTQCLQLIEEGVPSNAILTILSSIPEIEKFSKFWILKAKLLASKGTFDVIGLYEEAIRNGATPIQELREVVLKILQDPNRTTEGVTSDSIVTDTNITSTEELANKTESEMSCLSLNEREQVTATPQITKAEQDNHPSIKLQIAPIPSYVGIFILSL
- the CKAP2L gene encoding cytoskeleton-associated protein 2-like isoform X2, with the protein product MVPPGPSAAAQERQRKLQEYLAAKGKLKCQTTKPYLKAKSNRLNPPPSKSNIIPKKDVTNHVALPIKATRPISIKLQPRPGNLMGSQKSKLEPPKLLGRRLTSGCVSSNSNCKPSSKGQQHKAVSSTTEELSRKTMGSLNMQELKTAKQQVADQGNTKYADSVNSNHIENEPLDSFLKEMNKENLPQTLPDSETKPNPELWAIGKPKTNSYNQVKSSLAPKQALGKGSGNSAVLKDRVNKQFVGKTQIRTPPVKSQQLSRGTNLARPGEKLPKTVPSHNVQTLGRTQASKKTVVKDIKDIKVNRDNSERPNESKVQSHTVTEQKVKQTKPWTCPSVLRGGFNNRHPNIKQDQKSTQPCSKTQTSCAPQKSKRTSQRPNLAVGSFNSVIPSTPVITANGTSGNKCRNSYEQKAQTLDSKLKKTLPQNHFLNKTAPKTQAGNKTINGGRVPNGTQTNPNIKKITAEDRRKQLEEWQKSKGKIYKRPPMELKTKRKVIEEMNISFWKSMEKEDEEKKAQLELSNKINSTLTQCLQLIEEGVPSNAILTILSSIPEIEKFSKFWILKAKLLASKGTFDVIGLYEEAIRNGATPIQELREVVLKILQDPNRTTEGVTSDSIVTDTNITSTEELANKTESEMSCLSLNEREQVTATPQITKAEQDNHPSIKLQIAPIPRISGMPDVQDMKLITPVRRSARIERAMSRYPEMLQEHDIVVASLNELLEVEETECFIFRKNEALPVTLGFKVLES